One Streptomyces umbrinus genomic window, CCTCGGGCGCGATGAACCCGTCCAGCGACATCGTCACGCTGAAGAACACCTTCCCGGCCATCTAGCCCTCAACTCCCTTCCGAACGATCTCGGTGACGTAGGCAGCCAGGTTGCTCAGGGTCTGTCGGCCACCCTCGATCGCGTGGTACTTCTCGACCGCCTCGTCGCGCAGCTCCTTGGTGGGGAACACCGTGCGCATCTCGATCCGGGTCGCCGCTCCGTCGGGAGCGAAGGTGAGGACCGACTCGAAGGCGTCTCGAAGGCGTTCGGGTCGTCGCGGGACTCACCGTGCAATAGCTCGATCCGCTCCGGCGGGGCGATCCCGGTCCAGGAAATCCACTCCTGGTAGTCCGTCCCGTCCGGTCCGTGCATCACGAAGTCCCACTCCCCGCCGACACGGAACTCGAACGACCGCGTGGTGGTGGTGAACCCCTCCGGTCCCCACCATCGCGACAGGTGCCGGACTTCGGTGAACGCCTCGAACACCAGCTCCCGTGTGGCATTGATGACCCGGGAGATCACGATCTCGCGGTCGGCCGTCGCTGACTGCGCCGACGCGCCCCGTCCTGTCGCTGCCATCGGTCACTCCTCCTGCGTTGCCTGCTTGAGGTCCTGCACGTACTCGTCCAGCCGGTCGAAGCTCTCGTTCCAGAACCGCTCGAACCCTCCGGTCCACTCGTGGACCGGTCGCAGCCCGCGGGCGTCCAGGCCATACAGGCGCTGCTTGCCTGCCTTGCGGTCCCGCACCAGCCCGACCTCCCGGAGCACCCGCAGGTGTTTGGACGCCCCCGGCTGGGTCATCCCCAGCTCCTGGGCCACCTCGGTCACCGGCCGCTCACCCGCCCGCAGCAGTACCAGGATCTCCCGGCGCTGCGGCTCGGCGATCGCGTTGAAGACGTCCGACGTCGTCGCTGCTCGTGCCATGGCGCCATCATATGCCGTTATCGGCATGCGTCAAACGGAGGAATCAGGTGGGTCTTGTCAGATGGCATGCCGTACTTGTGCCGACACTGCTGCACCACGTCCCAGCCCGTGCCGTCCTGGTCCTGCCGGGCGCCCGCGACGATGCCCACCAACTGGTGCGCGATGTGCCAGGCGAGGGGGCGGCGGACCTGCCGGGTACTCAACCGACACGGCATGGGCTCCTCCTCCCCTGCCTCACCCTCCGGTTCATCGTGAGCGGGCGTGTCGCAATCCGGCGCCAGTGCGGCCGTGTGGAGCGGCACGCAGGGGGCGTCCCAGGTGCTGAACAGCTCGTTGAGGTGGTCACGGAAGTCGTTCAGGCTCCTGTTGACCGGGCCGCACAGGACGAGGCTGTTGCTGGTCATGCCCTTGTGGCCGAACAGGTGGGCCGGGTCGTCGTTGACGGTGGCGAGCAGCGCGACGGCCTGGTGGACGATGTCGAGCACGACCCATTCGGCTTCGTACACCTACGGTGGGACTCAGGAGTCCCTCGTCGCGCGACTGGACCGGACCGTGGGCAACCCGACCGCGAAGGCCGCGATCGACATGGCACTGTGGGAAGTCCTCGGGTTGGCGCGGTACTTCAGGAACGGCACGACGTAAACCGCGGGCGGGGCGCAGCCGGACACCAGCCATCCGGTCGCCCGGGCTCAAGCGCCCCACCCGGCCGAGTGCGAAGGGCGGGCCGGCGGCTTCCCAGATGCAGCAGGCAACGGGAGCGGCGAGCCCACTGGTCTCGAAGGCCGGCGTCCGAGTCTTCTCAGAGTCAGCGGCATGCCGTGTCCCGTCTCAGGTCAAAGCCTGAGACCGTCAGCTCAATCCCAACGCACTCGACCTCTCCTCGCCCAGCAGCGCAGCCAGTTCGTCCGAGGTCGGCCCGGTCGCAGGACCCCGCCGTGTCACCGCCAAAGCGGCCGCCGCGTTGGCCCCGCGCGCCGCATCGTAGGCGGATGCTCCGCGTCCCAGCAGTGCCAGGAACGCGCCGACATGTGCGTCGCCGGCCCCATTGCTGTCGACCGCGTCCACGGGAAACCCGGGGACGTGCACGATGTCATGAGAGCCCGGTGCCGCCAGCCAGCATCCGTCCTTGTCAGCCCGTACGACGACCCCGGCCCCGCTCCGGAGACGCCGGCGCAGCACGTGCGCGGCTTCCCGCGGCTCGGCGATCCCCGTCATGAGCTGGGCCTCCCGTGCGTTGCAGCTCAACCAGTCGGTCCGGGCCAGGACCGGGTCCAGGACCTCGGCCAGGATGTCCGCCACAAGCGGCGCGGGGTCCAGGCAGACTCGTACGTCTTCCGCGAGGCTTGCGACCGTGCGGGACAGCAGAGGGCCGTTCACCTGCATCACCAGGCTGTAGCCGGACACCTGCACCAGGTCGCCGCCGCGCACGGACGCGGCGATCGTCTCCGCCTCGTCGGATGTCATGCGTGCGTCGACCCCGAAGCTCGTGACGAAGGTCCTCTCGCCTCCTCCGTCGACCAGAGCCACGCAGAATCCGGTGTCGCCGTCGGAGCGCTCCGGAAGTACCAACCCGATACCCTCCGCCGCGAGCGCGGCACGCACCAACTCCCCATAGGGGCCGGTGCCATGGAGCCCCGCGTACACGGCTTCGGCGCCCAGCCGACGGGCCGCGGTGAGTGTATTGAAGCCTCCACCCGCGTACATCTCGGTGCGGGTTCCGATGACATCGCCACCGCGCTCGGGCAGAGTGGGCACGTCGATGACCAGGTCGACGATGACGTTCCCCGCGAGGACGACGCGGTAGTCGTTGTTCATCGAGTGGCCTCCTCAAGCGTGGTGGAACCGGTGGCGGAGTCGGCGGTCACGGGTGGACGCCGTCCGAGCAGCGTGTAGGCCGCACCGGCTGTGACGATCGCGATGAGCCACCCCAGGCCGTTCGTACCGAGCCAGGAATCGGCCAATGGCCCGGCGAACCACACATCGTCCGCGCCGGTCGCGGCCTTGGTGAAGAGCAGCCCGGCTGCGATCGCGGCCAGCCACGCGAAGACGGCGGGCAGATGGAACCCGCCGGTGTACCAGTAGCGGCCGCCGCGTCCCTTGTCCATCAGACCGGCGGGGTCGTAGTGACGGCCTCGGAGCATGTCGACGGCGATGACACCGATCCAGGCGGAGATGGGCACGGCGAGCAGAGTCAGGAAGGTGCTGAACGGACCGTAGAAGTCGTCCGCAACGAGCATGAAGTAGATGCCACCGAGGAACATCAGGACGACATCCAGAACGACCGCCCAGGCACGCGGCACACGAATCCCGAGCGTGATCATCGTCAATCCGGCCGAGTAGGTGGAGAGGTGATTGGACATCAGCAGTCCGCCGAACGCCGCGATCAGATACGGAACCGCCATCCAGGACGGCAGCATCGCGTTGATCGCCGCGACCGGATCGGCGGAGGTGGCGAGCGTCGGATCACCGGCCGTGAGGAGTGAGCCCAGGGAGATCAGCAGCACGAGTGGAATACCGGCCCCGAACGCCGAGGCGCGCACGAGCCGCATGCCCGGGATCGCCCTCGGCAGGTAACGGGCGTAGTCCGCACCGGCGTTGGCCCATCCGATGCCGGTGCCGGCCGCTATGAAGCCGATGCCTGCGATGACGCCGCTGACCGGGCCGGCCGGGATGTCGAGCACTTTCGACCAGTCGACGGTCGCCACGAGGAAGCCCATCACAGCGAGGTTCAGGACTCCGAAGACCACTGTCGCCCACTTGTTGATCCACATGATGGTGGCGTGGCCGAGCCCGCTGATCATCAGCGTGCAGGCGATGAAGACCAGCAGGCAGAGCAGTGTGAGGACGGTGCCCCGGCCGACCCCGAAGACCGTGTTGAGCAGGGCGAGCAGCGCGTACGCCGCCGTGGTCGTGGTGATCGTCTCCCAGCCGACCCGGCTCATCCAGGTCACCAGGGTCGGCCCGTGGTTGCCGCGCTGCCCGAACACCGCACGTGACAACGTCAGGGCCGGGGCCCCGCCCTTCTTGCCCGCAATGCTCAACGCTCCCACCAGCGCGAACGAGCCCACCGAACCGCCGACCGCGACGAGGACGGCCTGCCAGATGTTCAGGCCGCGGAAAGCGACGAGGGTCGCGCCGAGCGGCAGACCCAGGATCGAGATGTTGGCGGCGAACCACGTCCAGAACATCTGGCTCGCGTGACCGTGCCGCTCGCTGTCGGGGACCGGTTCGATCCCACGGGTCTCCACGGTGCCGACGCGGTCGTTCTTCGTTGAAGCAGCCATCGCGGGACCTCCTTGCCTGTGCTCGGTACAGAGGGAAATGGGGGGAAGGGTTCAGCGCGTGCGGTAGGTGAGCAACTGCCGGGTCAGAGATTCCAGTTCGAGATCGTTGACCTCTTGCAGAGTGCGTACGGCTTCGCCGGGCAGGGCACTGAACCCCGCCACGGCCCCCGCGATCCCACCCGCGATGGCAGCGATGGTGTCGCTGTCACCACCGAGATTCGCGGCCAGCAGTGCGGAGCGCCACGGGTCGCCGTCGGTGAGCGCCAGTACCGCGAACGCGGCCGGGACCGACTCCTGGCTGGCGACGCTGGTGCCGATGAGGGCATCGATCCGGTCGAGCGCCACTGCTGTGTCCAGGCCGGCCACCAGTTCGCGTGCCCAGGCGATACGCGCCGAGATGCTGGCGCCCGCGGTCCAGTGCCCGCGCCGGGCGCCGGCCGCCGACACCGTGATCGCGGCCTCGAAGACATCGTCGAGTGAACCACCGGCAATGCCTGTGGAGACGGCCGCGGCGACGGCCGACGCTCCCGCGATCCCGACGGTCGTGTCATGCGTGACCTGGCAGGACTCGACGACCCGGCCCAGGAAGCGTTCCGTGTCGCCGGTGTCGAACGCGATACCGACCGGCGCCACCCGCATCGCTGCGCCGTTCGTCGTGCCGTGCTTGCCCGCCTCCTTGAGGTCGACGCCACGTGTCACCGCGTCCAGCGCCGCTTTCGTCGACGGCCCGAGCAGGTCGAACGACCCCTTGGCCTTCATCTCCTTCTCCCAGGACAGGAGTTCCTCGGCGAATCGCCTGGGATCGACATGCCCGTCGCCCTCGACCAGGAGCCGAGCCACGATCACCGCCTGGTCGGTGTCGTCCGTGACGGATCCGGCCGGCATTCCGGCGCTCACCGGGTTGTCGGACCGCGCGGGCTCGAAGCCGCTCAGCGTGCCGTAGACCCGCACGACATCGGCGCGGGACATGACCTGTGTCGGCATCCCGAGGGCGTCGCCCAGCGCGAGCCCGTAAAAGGCACCGAGGGCGCGGTCGAGCAGGGCGGGATCGGGTGTGGAGGTCACAGCTGGGCTCCTCGGCCAGTCCGTACGTGCAGTTGGAACCGGGACGGATCGAGCAGGCTGGTGACCTTTTCGACGACGTCCCCGTCCGCGCCCCAGAACACCTGGGAGACGCGGAGGAAGGACTCGCCGGGCGAGCGGTGCAGGATCGCGGCCTCGTCCGTGTCGAGTCCGGCGACGGCGATGTGCGCCTCACCGGAGTCGGGGACGCGGCCCACCGCCGCGAGGGTGCGGCTCAGGGAGCCGTCGTCCAGTCCGCGCTCAGGCAGGTCGGCGAGGCTCCCGACAGCGGGCACGCGGCTGAACTCCAGCGAGACGCCGTGTCCGTCGACCAGCCGACGGACACGGTCGAGGGCGATGAACTCAGTTGACCCCAGGCCCAGTTCGTCGGCGAGAGCATCGTCCCGTATCCGCTCGAAACGTAGGGTCTCGGTCGTCAGTTCGGTGCCCTGCGCGGCGAGTGCACGGGTCCAGCCGAGCTGTTGGTCGAGGGGAGCGCCGTCAAAGGTGACGATCGACCCGATGCCGGCATGCGTCTCGATGAGCCCTTGCTCGCCAAGCACACCGAGGGCCTGCCGTACCGTCGTCCGGCTCACCCCGAACCGCTCTCGCAGTGCGTGTTCGCCGGGGAGCTTGCTGCCGTCGGCATGCACGCCCGCACGGATCTCCTCCGCCAGCACATGAGCGACACGATGATGCTTGTAAACCTGTCCAGGCATGTCTGGAACCTAGACTCCGACCTTCGGACCTGTCTACACCTGTCCAAAAGATTGAGCCGGATCTCCCCACCATCCAGCGCGCCGTCGACCTCATCTGCGATCGCATCCGCCAGGCGGACCAGGACCGCGCCGACCTCGGCGAACGGCTCCGCCGCAGATACCCCGACCCCGGCTTGCGCGCCTACCTCGACCCCCTCGACGACTGTTGCGCGGGCAACCTGCGCTGGTCCCTGGAGACCACCCTCTACAACGGAACCGGCAACGCCTGGAACGGAGCGCGCACCAGGCAGGCCACCTTCCACCACGACCGGACCGTCATCGTCCGTGAATGACACGGCGCCAGCCCCCCAGAGGTGCTCAGCCATCGCTGCGGAGGATCAGTCAGCTGAGCATGCCGCCTGGCCAGACCGGCCAATTGGCAGGTTGTGGCCGCGTCTTCGTGACGCCCCAGTCAGACGACGTATTGCGTTGTCCGCTTCCGGCGTAGTCGTCACGCAGGCGCGGTCACAGCCAGCCCGCGCGCTCAGTCACACTCAGTCGGATACGGGCATTGCTTCCCAGGCGCTCGCGCTGGAGCTTCCTTCCATCAGGACGGGCGTGTCGTAGCTGCGTCCGAGGTACAGGACCTTGGTGGTGCCGTCCCGCAGTTTCATCCGGTAGGTGATCCGCTTCGTGCCGGGGTTCCACCACCGCCACACCGCCGTCGGAGCATTCGCAATGCAGTTCACGAAGCTCAGCGGGCCGGGCAAGCTGAACTTGGCGTTGGCGCTGTCCACACAGTCCAGGAGCCGGCTCTGCGTACCGCGAGCGAACACGGAGATCGACGCATCCGGTTCAGCCTCACCATCATTGCCTTCCCAAGAACGCCGCCGCCCCGACTCACGCTCAGCCCCGCCGCCTGGTCGTCGTTCGTGGCGCCCCTGTCGACGGCCCAGTAGAACGGGGC contains:
- a CDS encoding ArsR/SmtB family transcription factor, whose translation is MARAATTSDVFNAIAEPQRREILVLLRAGERPVTEVAQELGMTQPGASKHLRVLREVGLVRDRKAGKQRLYGLDARGLRPVHEWTGGFERFWNESFDRLDEYVQDLKQATQEE
- a CDS encoding PfkB family carbohydrate kinase → MNNDYRVVLAGNVIVDLVIDVPTLPERGGDVIGTRTEMYAGGGFNTLTAARRLGAEAVYAGLHGTGPYGELVRAALAAEGIGLVLPERSDGDTGFCVALVDGGGERTFVTSFGVDARMTSDEAETIAASVRGGDLVQVSGYSLVMQVNGPLLSRTVASLAEDVRVCLDPAPLVADILAEVLDPVLARTDWLSCNAREAQLMTGIAEPREAAHVLRRRLRSGAGVVVRADKDGCWLAAPGSHDIVHVPGFPVDAVDSNGAGDAHVGAFLALLGRGASAYDAARGANAAAALAVTRRGPATGPTSDELAALLGEERSSALGLS
- a CDS encoding purine-cytosine permease family protein; amino-acid sequence: MAASTKNDRVGTVETRGIEPVPDSERHGHASQMFWTWFAANISILGLPLGATLVAFRGLNIWQAVLVAVGGSVGSFALVGALSIAGKKGGAPALTLSRAVFGQRGNHGPTLVTWMSRVGWETITTTTAAYALLALLNTVFGVGRGTVLTLLCLLVFIACTLMISGLGHATIMWINKWATVVFGVLNLAVMGFLVATVDWSKVLDIPAGPVSGVIAGIGFIAAGTGIGWANAGADYARYLPRAIPGMRLVRASAFGAGIPLVLLISLGSLLTAGDPTLATSADPVAAINAMLPSWMAVPYLIAAFGGLLMSNHLSTYSAGLTMITLGIRVPRAWAVVLDVVLMFLGGIYFMLVADDFYGPFSTFLTLLAVPISAWIGVIAVDMLRGRHYDPAGLMDKGRGGRYWYTGGFHLPAVFAWLAAIAAGLLFTKAATGADDVWFAGPLADSWLGTNGLGWLIAIVTAGAAYTLLGRRPPVTADSATGSTTLEEATR
- a CDS encoding ADP-ribosylglycohydrolase family protein, with the translated sequence MTSTPDPALLDRALGAFYGLALGDALGMPTQVMSRADVVRVYGTLSGFEPARSDNPVSAGMPAGSVTDDTDQAVIVARLLVEGDGHVDPRRFAEELLSWEKEMKAKGSFDLLGPSTKAALDAVTRGVDLKEAGKHGTTNGAAMRVAPVGIAFDTGDTERFLGRVVESCQVTHDTTVGIAGASAVAAAVSTGIAGGSLDDVFEAAITVSAAGARRGHWTAGASISARIAWARELVAGLDTAVALDRIDALIGTSVASQESVPAAFAVLALTDGDPWRSALLAANLGGDSDTIAAIAGGIAGAVAGFSALPGEAVRTLQEVNDLELESLTRQLLTYRTR
- a CDS encoding GntR family transcriptional regulator — protein: MPGQVYKHHRVAHVLAEEIRAGVHADGSKLPGEHALRERFGVSRTTVRQALGVLGEQGLIETHAGIGSIVTFDGAPLDQQLGWTRALAAQGTELTTETLRFERIRDDALADELGLGSTEFIALDRVRRLVDGHGVSLEFSRVPAVGSLADLPERGLDDGSLSRTLAAVGRVPDSGEAHIAVAGLDTDEAAILHRSPGESFLRVSQVFWGADGDVVEKVTSLLDPSRFQLHVRTGRGAQL